In one window of Henckelia pumila isolate YLH828 chromosome 1, ASM3356847v2, whole genome shotgun sequence DNA:
- the LOC140873991 gene encoding uncharacterized protein, translating to MLGTNTCFLCKKPGHFAKDCPQSKDPIRGRVFAMTHDQVDPDSAIVTGMIRIAGLPAFMLIDSGATHSFISVNFMMKLGVLPDESSSKFCVSLPSGEELESSSVVRNCKVQMQSLVLCADFIVLKMMDFDAIFGMDWLSRHEAIIDCKRKTVSLKEQNGKPFAFRTTSKKNAPGFLASLIGDLEVQRPKLVEVEVVKDFPEVFPDDVAGLPPVQ from the exons ATGCTTGGGACCAATACTTGCTTTCTTTGCAAGAAGCCAGGGCATTTCGCCAAGGATTGCCCGCAGTCAAAGGATCCTATCAGGGGAAGAGTGTTTGCTATGACTCATGATCAGGTGGACCCAGATTCTGCAATTGTCACAGGTATGATCCGTATCGCTGGTTTACCTGCTTTCATGTTGATTGATTCAGGAGCTACGCACTCTTTTATATCtgttaattttatgatgaaattgGGGGTCTTGCCGGATGAATCTAGTTCAAAATTTTGTGTGTCGTTACCCTCAGGAGAAGAACTGGAAAGTAGTAGTGTGGTAAGAAATTGCAAGGTTCAGATGCAGAGTCTAGTTTTGTGTgcagattttattgttttgaaaatGATGGATTTTGATGCGATTTTTGGGATGGACTGGTTGTCTCGGCATGAGGCTATTATTGACTGCAAACGGAAAACTGTCTCATTGAAAGAACAGAACGGGAAACCGTTTGCGTTCCGCACTACCTCTAAGAAGAACGCACCAG GCTTTCTTGCGAGTCTAATTGGTGATCTGGAGGTACAGCGACCGAAACTTGTGGAAGTGGAGGTAGTGAAGGACTTTCCAGAAGTTTTTCCCGATGATGTTGCGGGATTGCCTCCAGTCCAGTGA
- the LOC140874872 gene encoding PH, RCC1 and FYVE domains-containing protein 1-like: MSNSDVSRAGGPVERDIEQAITALKKGAYLLKYGRRGKPKFCPFRLANDESVLIWFSGKEEKRLKLGHVSRIISGQRTPIFQRYPRPEKEYQSFSLIYNDRSLDLICKDKEEAEAWFSGLKALISRGHQRKWKTESRSDGVSSGANSPRTYTRRSSPLHSPFGSGDSLQKDGPDQLRLPSPCESPPKYGPDKTFSDVILYAVPPKGFFPSESVSASVHSQSSGNSESLHGHMKGMGVDAFRVSLSSAVSSSSQGSGHDDGDTLGDVFFWGEGTGDGVIGGGPNRVGSCLSAKMDSMLPKALESAVVLDVQNIACGGRHAVLVTKQGEIFSWGEELSGRLGHGVDSDVLHPKLIDTLSNTNIELVACGENHSCAVTLSGDLYTWGDGRFGILGHGNEVSHWVPKRVNGPLEGIHVSFVSCGPWHTAVVTSAGQLFTFGDGTFGVLGHGNRLSVSKPREVESLKGLRTVRAACGVWHTAAVVEVMVGSSNSSNCSSGKLFTWGDGDKGRLGHGDKEARLVPTCVAALVEPNFCQVACGHSLTVALTTSGHVYTMGSPVYGQLGRPQADGKFPARVEGKLLKSYVEEIACGAYHVAVLTSRTEVYSWGKGANGRLGHGDTEDKNSPTLVDALKDKQVKSISCGTNFTTAICLHKWVSGIDQSMCSGCRLPFNFKRKRHNCYNCGLVFCHSCSSKKSQRASMAPNPNKACRVCDNCFNKLKKAIETDSSTQSSVSRRASMNQGISDIVEKNEKLDTRSLPYLARFSSMESLKQEESRSSKRNKKPEFSSSRVSPIPNGSSQWGPLNISKSFNPVFGSSKKFFSVSVPGSRIVSRATSPISRRLSPPRSTTPTPTLGGLASPKVVLNDTKRTNDSLSEEVLKLRAQVASLSSKAQFQEIELERTTKQLKEAIAIAGEEAAKCKAAKEVIKSLTAQLKEMAERLPLGSARNTKSPTFTSLGSPLAIDVSNAYVDQFNCQINGQAQESNESNNLLSNWSSTVSNRSLGTIRQGHTEAVMRNGNKTKESDTHSENEWVEQDEPGVYITLTSLPGGLKDLKRVRFSRKRFSEKQAEQWWAENRARVYELYNVRVVDKSSIGVGSEDLAH; the protein is encoded by the exons ATGAGCAACTCTGATGTCAGCAGAGCTGGTGGGCCAGTGGAGAGAGACATCGAGCAG GCCATTACGGCACTTAAGAAAGGTGCATACTTACTCAAGTATGGAAGAAGAGGAAAGCCTAAGTTTTGTCCATTCCGGCTGGCTAAT GATGAATCTGTTCTGATATGGTTCTCGGGTAAAGAGGAGAAACGCCTTAAACTTGGCCATGTGTCCAGGATTATATCTGGTCAGAGGACC CCAATTTTTCAAAGGTACCCACGACCTGAGAAGGAGTATCAGTCCTTTTCTCTTATATACAACGACAGATCACTAGATTTG ATATGCAAGGACAAGGAAGAAGCAGAGGCATGGTTTAGTGGACTCAAGGCATTGATTTCACGTGGTCATCAGCGTAAGTGGAAAACTGAATCAAGGAGTGATGGAGTTTCATCTGGAGCTAATAGCCCCAGAACATACACTCGGAGAAGTTCTCCGCTACATTCTCCATTTGGAAGTGGCGATAGCTTGCAGAAG GATGGACCTGATCAACTTCGCCTGCCCAGTCCATGTGAAAGCCCTCCTAAATATGGTCCAGATAAGACATTTTCAGATGTGATTTTATACGCTGTGCCTCCCAAGGGTTTCTTCCCTTCAGAATCCGTCAGTGCTTCTGTCCATTCACAGTCGTCTGGTAACTCAGAAAGCTTACATGGTCACATGAAAGGAATGGGAGTGGATGCCTTCAGAGTAAGTCTTTCTAGTGCTGTAAGCTCATCAAGTCAGGGTTCTGGTCATGATGATGGTGATACCTTGGGGGATGTTTTCTTTTGGGGGGAAGGCACTGGTGATGGTGTTATCGGTGGTGGACCAAACAGAGTTGGAAGTTGTCTCAGTGCTAAGATGGACTCTATGTTACCCAAGGCATTGGAATCTGCTGTTGTATTGGATGTTCAGAATATTGCTtgtggtggacgacatgctGTTCTAGTGACTAAACAAGGAGAAATATTCTCCTGGGGGGAGGAATTGAGTGGTAGACTTGGTCATGGTGTAGATTCAGATGTCTTGCATCCAAAGCTAATTGATACCCTCAGCAACACAAACATTGAACTTGTTGCATGTGGGGAAAATCATTCTTGCGCTGTCACACTTTCTGGTGATTTGTACACTTGGGGTGATGGCCGTTTCGGCATTCTGGGGCATGGGAATGAAGTGAGTCATTGGGTACCAAAGAGGGTGAACGGGCCACTGGAGGGAATACACGTTTCTTTTGTCTCATGTGGGCCATGGCATACTGCTGTTGTGACCTCTGCTGGTCAGTTGTTTACTTTTGGTGATGGAACTTTTGGGGTTCTTGGTCATGGAAATCGGCTAAGCGTTTCAAAGCCTAGAGAAGTGGAATCCTTAAAGGGTCTCCGTACTGTCCGAGCAGCTTGTGGTGTTTGGCATACTGCTGCCGTTGTTGAAGTTATGGTTGGGAGCTCAAACTCAAGTAATTGTTCTTCAGGCAAACTTTTTACATGGGGAGACGGGGACAAAGGTCGACTTGGACATGGCGACAAGGAAGCAAGACTTGTTCCAACTTGTGTTGCTGCTCTAGTTGAACCAAACTTTTGCCAGGTTGCTTGTGGACACAGCTTGACAGTTGCTCTTACAACCTCTGGCCATGTATACACCATGGGAAGTCCTGTTTATGGGCAGCTTGGCCGCCCTCAAGCTGATGGGAAGTTCCCAGCACGTGTTGAAGGAAAGCTTTTGAAGAGTTATGTGGAGGAGATAGCTTGTGGTGCCTATCATGTGGCCGTGTTGACTTCGAGAACTGAAGTTTATTCATGGGGAAAGGGTGCCAATGGGAGATTGGGTCATGGGGATACCGAGGACAAAAATTCTCCGACTTTGGTGGACGCTTTAAAAGACAAACAAGTAAAAAGTATTTCCTGTGGTACTAATTTCACCACAGCTATCTGCCTACACAAGTGGGTCTCAGGGATTGATCAGTCCATGTGCTCTGGATGCCGTTTACCATTTAATTTCAAAAGAAAACGCCACAATTGTTACAATTGTGGACTCGTGTTTTGCCATTCATGCAGCAGCAAAAAGTCACAGAGAGCTTCCATGGCACCAAATCCTAACAAAGCATGCCGAGTTTGTGATAACTGTTTCAACAAATTGAAAAAAGCTATTGAAACTGACTCGTCTACTCAGTCATCTGTTAGTAGAAGAGCGAGTATGAATCAGGGGATAAGTGATATTGTAGAAAAAAATGAGAAGTTGGACACGAGATCCCTTCCCTATCTAGCTAGGTTCTCTTCAATGGAATCCTTGAAACAAGAGGAGAGCCGCTCttccaaaagaaacaaaaaaccaGAATTCAGTAGCAGCCGTGTATCACCAATCCCCAATGGAAGCTCCCAGTGGGGGCCACTTAATATCTCCAAGTCTTTCAACCCAGTATTTGGCTCATCAAAGAAGTTTTTCTCAGTTTCAGTTCCTGGATCAAGAATTGTTTCTCGAGCAACATCGCCAATTTCAAGACGACTCAGCCCCCCTCGATCTACTACACCAACTCCCACTTTAGGAGGACTTGCATCTCCTAAGGTTGTGTTGAATGACACAAAGAGGACGAATGATAGCCTTAGTGAAGAAGTTCTTAAGTTAAGAGCGCAG GTGGCAAGTCTTTCCAGCAAGGCTCAATTTCAGGAGATAGAGCTAGAAAGAACAACTAAACAGCTTAAGGAGGCAATAGCAATTGCGGGAGAAGAGGCTGCCAAATGCAAAGCTGCAAAAGAAGTGATAAAATCACTAACTGCGCAA CTGAAGGAAATGGCTGAAAGACTTCCTCTCGGCTCTGCTAGGAACACCAAATCTCCGACTTTCACTTCTCTTGGCTCTCCTTTAGCAATTGATGTTTCAAATGCATACGTTGATCAGTTCAATTGTCAAATTAACGGTCAGGCACAGGAGTCTAATGAGTCAAACAACCTGCTTTCTAATTGGTCCAGCACTGTTAGTAATCGCAGTTTGGGTACCATCAGACAAGGTCACACAGAAGCAGTGATGAGAAAtggaaacaaaacaaaagaaagTGATACACATAGTGAGAATGAATGGGTTGAGCAAGATGAGCCTGGTGTTTATATAACTCTTACCTCCCTACCTGGAGGGCTTAAAGATCTGAAGCGAGTTCGTTTCAG TCGGAAGAGATTTAGCGAGAAGCAAGCAGAACAATGGTGGGCTGAGAACAGGGCTAGAGTATATGAACTGTATAATGTACGGGTGGTTGACAAATCAAGCATTGGCGTAGGAAGTGAAGACTTAGCGCATTGA
- the LOC140882794 gene encoding cytochrome P450 94A1-like — MVDLSVASLCFITLICCVLCVMYFLFHHYTDRYSKNPSPQSYPLIGNVVGFLYNRHRFHDWVADLLSTSPSLTIQVNFFLGLSHGICTADPANLDHLLRSNFSNYVKGSRFQSVLNELLGNGIFNVDGEIWFTQRKIASHQFNTKSLKHFISDTVQSQLSNRLIPYLSFVCENGEVVDLQDVLSKFTFDNICNIAFSVDPSSLDLQKNDFCSSASLFVRAFDYAVDHSSRRFMLPLPLIWKIKRSLCIGSERRFREAVRIIDDFAMNIIGLKEQSCQIGDTNEQESPQDLLSRFMYSSSNLKFHDEDDKRKFLRDIVISFMLAGKDTTSTALTWFFWLIAGHPRCERLIYNELSGASPDESPGIFSYKKLKEFNYLHAALTESLRLFPPIPINSRLTMSDDFLSSGTFVGKGWFADYSAYAMGRMERLWGANCREFLPERWLDENGVFQASDQFKFPVFHCGPRICLGKDMAYVQMKSVAAAIMYGFEVVAVDGGGFPERISNPPYILSLLLKMKGGFPVRLRRR; from the exons ATGGTGGATCTCAGTGTAGCTTCTCTATGCTTCATTACTTTGATTTGCTGTGTCCTTTGTGTGATGTACTTCCTCTTCCATCACTACACTGATCGTTATAGTAAGAACCCGAGCCCGCAATCATACCCTCTCATTGGAAACGTAGTAGGCTTCCTCTACAATCGTCATCGCTTCCATGACTGGGTTGCCGACTTACTCTCCACATCACCATCCCTCACTATCCAagtaaacttctttcttggccTCTCACATGGAATTTGCACAGCTGATCCTGCTAATCTCGACCACCTCCTCCGTTCCAACTTCTCCAACTACGTGAAAGGCTCTCGATTCCAGTCTGTCCTCAATGAACTGCTTGGAAATGGAATCTTTAATGTGGATGGTGAAATCTGGTTCACTCAACGCAAGATTGCCAGCCACCAGTTCAACACCAAATCCCTTAAGCATTTCATATCAGATACAGTTCAGTCCCAACTTTCGAACCGGTTGATTCCTTACTTATCCTTTGTCTGTGAGAATGGAGAAGTGGTCGATCTTCAAGATGTTCTTAGTAAATTCACCTTTGATAATATATGCAACATTGCTTTTAGTGTCGATCCTTCATCTTTGGACTTGCAAAAGAATGACTTTTGTTCCTCGGCCTCCTTATTCGTTCGTGCGTTTGATTATGCTGTGGACCACAGTTCAAGGAGGTTCATGCTTCCATTACCTTTAATATGGAAAATCAAAAGGTCACTTTGCATAGGAAGCGAAAGACGATTCAGAGAAGCGGTTAGAATTATTGATGACTTTGCAATGAATATCATCGGATTGAAAGAGCAAAGCTGTCAAATTGGAGATACAAACGAGCAAGAATCTCCTCAAGATTTGCTGTCAAGGTTTATGTATTCGTCCTCAAACCTGAAGTTTCATGATGAAGATGATAAACGGAAATTCTTGAGGGATATAGTGATCAGCTTCATGCTTGCAG GCAAAGATACAACCTCAACAGCACTAACTTGGTTCTTCTGGTTGATTGCTGGTCATCCTCGGTGCGAGCGCTTAATCTATAACGAATTATCAGGAGCATCTCCTGATGAATCACCCGGAATTTTTAGCTACAAGAAGCTGAAAGAATTCAATTACCTGCATGCTGCTTTGACTGAGTCCCTACGGCTATTTCCTCCTATACCAATCAATTCAAGATTAACCATGTCAGATGACTTTTTAAGCAGTGGCACATTTGTGGGCAAAG GCTGGTTTGCTGATTACTCGGCCTATGCAATGGGGAGAATGGAGAGATTATGGGGTGCTAATTGCAGAGAGTTTCTTCCCGAGAGATGGTTGGATGAAAATGGAGTTTTTCAAGCTTCTGATCAGTTCAAGTTTCCTGTTTTTCATTGCGGGCCGCGTATATGTCTAGGGAAGGACATGGCTTATGTGCAGATGAAGTCTGTTGCTGCAGCTATAATGTATGGATTTGAGGTTGTTGCTGTTGATGGGGGTGGATTTCCTGAGAGGATTTCGAATCCACCGTATATTTTGTCGCTTCTTCTGAAGATGAAAGGGGGCTTTCCTGTGAGGTTGAGAAGGAGATGA